The Streptomyces camelliae genome window below encodes:
- a CDS encoding Gfo/Idh/MocA family protein: protein MTFSLGIVGAGQFSGQFAALFQAHPGVRDVYVTDLLPERAERLAAAQDLAGTFPSYEAMLESAAVDAVAVFTQRWTHGPLVLKGLGAGKHVYSAVPMAVTTEEIAAIIDAVRATGLTYMMGETSQYNPATVHARNQIAEGAFGRLFYAEGDYVHDMDLGFYDAYKYSGGDDWKVTASYPPLLYPTHSVGGVLGAWRTHAVSVSAIGVRDDRGDGVFDRSVSQFDNDVSNATALFEVAGGGSFRTNEFRRVGYPSHIRESRFRFFGTEASMEQLATVALWQDKNGVKDISELLEPKPTLSPDDPSLAHVAPELRAAFTSGSAPVHDRARLPREFDELHNGHEGSHHFLVDDFVTAVNTRSLPSVNAWVAARYTLPGIIAHESARQGGVRLAIPDFGDAPEA from the coding sequence ATGACTTTCTCTCTCGGCATCGTCGGCGCCGGACAGTTCTCCGGTCAGTTCGCCGCACTGTTCCAGGCCCATCCCGGCGTCCGTGACGTGTATGTCACCGACCTGCTGCCCGAGCGGGCCGAGCGGCTCGCCGCCGCGCAGGATCTCGCCGGCACCTTCCCGTCGTACGAGGCCATGCTGGAGTCGGCCGCGGTCGACGCGGTCGCGGTCTTCACCCAGCGCTGGACGCACGGCCCGCTGGTCCTCAAGGGCCTCGGCGCCGGCAAGCACGTGTACTCCGCGGTCCCCATGGCCGTCACCACCGAGGAGATCGCCGCGATCATCGACGCTGTCCGGGCCACCGGGCTGACGTACATGATGGGCGAGACCAGCCAGTACAACCCGGCAACCGTGCACGCCCGCAACCAGATCGCCGAAGGCGCCTTCGGCCGCCTCTTCTACGCCGAGGGCGACTACGTCCACGACATGGACCTCGGCTTCTACGACGCCTACAAGTACAGCGGCGGCGACGACTGGAAGGTGACCGCCAGCTATCCGCCGCTGCTGTACCCGACGCACTCGGTGGGCGGGGTGCTCGGGGCCTGGCGGACGCACGCGGTGAGCGTGTCGGCGATCGGCGTGCGGGACGATCGCGGCGACGGCGTTTTCGACCGTTCGGTCAGCCAGTTCGACAACGACGTGTCCAACGCGACCGCTCTGTTCGAGGTGGCGGGCGGCGGATCGTTCCGCACCAACGAGTTCCGGCGGGTCGGCTATCCCTCGCACATTCGCGAGTCCCGGTTCCGGTTCTTCGGCACCGAGGCCAGCATGGAGCAGTTGGCGACGGTGGCGCTGTGGCAGGACAAGAACGGGGTGAAGGACATCAGCGAGCTGCTGGAGCCCAAGCCCACGCTGTCCCCCGACGACCCCTCGCTGGCCCACGTCGCGCCCGAACTGCGGGCCGCCTTCACCTCCGGCTCGGCCCCGGTGCACGACCGGGCCCGGCTGCCGCGGGAGTTCGACGAGCTGCACAACGGCCATGAGGGCAGCCACCACTTCCTGGTGGACGACTTCGTGACCGCGGTCAACACCCGTTCCCTGCCCTCGGTGAACGCATGGGTGGCCGCCCGCTACACCCTGCCGGGGATCATCGCGCACGAATCGGCCCGGCAGGGCGGGGTACGGCTGGCGATCCCCGACTTCGGGGACGCGCCCGAGGCGTGA
- a CDS encoding L,D-transpeptidase, with protein MGDIRRRGVVALGVTGLVAPLTLALTAAPAQAASCTTQTGPYQKQVEKFLGRPVDGRQSAADCRAIQAFQNKHGITPAIGYAGSVTWGVMDLMNKQKAVGNNPNKDGRCPVNKGRIACVNLTLQLSWIQDGRKLVYGPVPVRTGRKGFATRTGLKKIYWRDLHHVSTVYNVPMPYSQFFDGGQAFHSVGLSMWNPPGSHGCVNMTSKDAASYWSLLRTGDDVFVYGRKPGT; from the coding sequence ATGGGGGACATACGCAGACGCGGCGTCGTCGCGCTGGGCGTCACGGGACTGGTGGCGCCGCTCACGCTCGCCCTCACCGCGGCGCCGGCCCAGGCGGCGAGCTGTACCACGCAGACGGGGCCGTATCAGAAGCAGGTGGAGAAGTTCCTCGGCCGGCCCGTCGACGGCAGGCAGTCCGCCGCCGACTGCAGGGCCATCCAGGCCTTCCAGAACAAGCACGGCATCACGCCCGCGATCGGCTACGCCGGATCGGTCACCTGGGGCGTGATGGACCTGATGAACAAGCAGAAGGCCGTCGGGAACAACCCGAACAAGGACGGCCGATGCCCTGTGAACAAGGGCCGGATCGCCTGCGTGAACCTCACGCTCCAGCTCAGCTGGATCCAGGACGGCAGGAAGCTCGTCTACGGACCGGTGCCCGTCCGCACCGGCCGCAAGGGCTTTGCCACCCGCACCGGTCTGAAGAAGATCTACTGGCGGGACCTCCACCACGTGTCGACCGTCTATAACGTGCCGATGCCCTACAGCCAGTTCTTCGACGGCGGCCAGGCCTTCCATTCGGTCGGTCTGAGCATGTGGAACCCGCCGGGTTCGCACGGCTGCGTCAACATGACGAGCAAGGACGCCGCGTCGTACTGGTCACTGCTGAGGACGGGCGACGACGTCTTCGTGTACGGCCGCAAGCCGGGCACCTGA
- a CDS encoding pyridoxal phosphate-dependent decarboxylase family protein: MHPTLADDLSRLPEILQSARDVAAREVAGIGERPVAVAGPAPDAARLPEHGAGADAALASFTERWAPGFSGSAGPRYLGFVTGGATPASVAGDWLTSALDQNVSGAGGSWAQELERETVAWLRELFGLGEEHSGAFVTGATASNTVGLAIGREWLGERLGVDVFRAGAAALGPVDVLSGSPHSSVTKAMSVLGIGRDRLRPVPLLPGNREAVDVAALEAALAEREGRPAIVVANAGTVNTVDFDDLRAIAALKERYAFWLHVDAAFGGFAALSPDLAGLVDGLDAADSVCVDLHKWLNVPYDAAVQFTRRRDLQVKVFHNASPYLGLPDGEPDFLHLTPENSRRLRALPAWFSLVAYGRAGHREIVERNVALARRLGAGIEALPGLRLLAPVRLNVVCFTLAEDPSPERVAALARAVEASGEAYVTPTVYGEVPGLRAAFSNWRTTGADTERVLAALAKASG, translated from the coding sequence ATGCATCCCACCCTCGCCGACGATCTCTCCCGGCTCCCCGAAATCCTGCAGTCCGCCCGCGACGTGGCCGCCCGTGAAGTGGCCGGGATCGGCGAACGGCCGGTCGCCGTCGCCGGGCCGGCACCCGACGCCGCTCGGCTGCCGGAGCACGGCGCCGGCGCGGACGCGGCGCTCGCGTCCTTCACCGAGCGGTGGGCGCCCGGGTTCTCCGGGTCCGCCGGACCCCGGTATCTCGGGTTCGTCACCGGGGGTGCGACGCCCGCGTCGGTCGCCGGGGACTGGCTGACGTCCGCGCTGGACCAGAACGTGTCGGGGGCGGGCGGTTCCTGGGCCCAGGAACTGGAGCGGGAGACCGTGGCCTGGCTGCGCGAGCTGTTCGGGCTGGGCGAGGAGCACAGCGGGGCGTTCGTGACGGGGGCCACCGCCTCCAACACGGTCGGGCTGGCGATCGGCCGGGAGTGGCTCGGCGAGCGGCTGGGCGTGGACGTCTTCCGGGCGGGTGCGGCCGCGCTGGGCCCGGTCGACGTGCTCTCCGGCAGCCCGCACTCCAGCGTCACGAAGGCGATGTCGGTGCTGGGCATCGGCCGGGACCGGCTGCGCCCGGTGCCGCTGCTGCCCGGCAACCGGGAGGCGGTGGACGTGGCCGCGCTGGAGGCGGCGCTCGCCGAGCGCGAGGGCCGGCCGGCGATCGTCGTCGCCAACGCGGGCACCGTGAACACCGTCGACTTCGACGATCTGCGGGCGATCGCGGCGCTGAAGGAGCGGTACGCCTTCTGGCTGCACGTGGACGCCGCGTTCGGCGGCTTCGCCGCGCTCTCCCCCGACCTCGCCGGCCTGGTCGACGGACTCGACGCGGCCGACTCGGTCTGCGTGGACCTGCACAAGTGGCTCAACGTCCCCTACGACGCGGCCGTACAGTTCACCCGGCGGCGCGACCTTCAGGTGAAGGTGTTCCACAACGCGTCGCCGTATCTGGGCCTGCCCGACGGCGAGCCCGACTTCCTGCATCTGACGCCGGAGAACTCGCGACGGCTGCGCGCACTGCCCGCGTGGTTCTCGCTGGTGGCCTACGGGCGCGCCGGGCACCGGGAGATCGTGGAGCGGAACGTGGCCCTCGCCCGCCGGCTCGGCGCGGGCATCGAGGCGCTGCCGGGGCTGCGGCTGCTGGCACCGGTCCGGCTCAACGTCGTCTGCTTCACCCTCGCCGAGGACCCCTCGCCGGAGCGGGTCGCGGCGCTGGCCCGGGCGGTCGAGGCGTCCGGGGAGGCGTATGTGACGCCGACCGTGTACGGCGAAGTGCCCGGTCTGCGGGCCGCGTTCAGCAACTGGCGCACCACCGGCGCCGACACCGAGCGCGTGCTGGCGGCGCTGGCGAAAGCCTCGGGGTGA
- a CDS encoding SDR family oxidoreductase — MSGPLQGKVALVAGATRGAGRGIAVELGAAGATVYVTGRSTRARRSEYDRPETIEDTADLVTAAGGQGIAVPVDHLEHAAVRALVERIADEQDRLDVLVNDIWGGEKLFEWDTPVWEHDLAGGLRLLRLGVETHAVTSHYALPLLLRRPGGLVVEVTDGTAEYNRDTYRVNLFYDLAKASVLRMAFALGHELGPRGATAVALTPGWLRSELMLDLYGVREDNWRDALVKEPHFVISETPRFAGRAVAALAADPGVARFNGQSLSSGGLAREYGFTDLDGSRPDAWRYLVEVHEAGRPADATGYR, encoded by the coding sequence ATGTCAGGACCGCTGCAGGGCAAGGTGGCGCTGGTCGCCGGGGCGACCCGGGGGGCCGGACGCGGCATCGCCGTGGAACTCGGCGCGGCCGGCGCCACCGTCTACGTCACCGGCCGCAGCACCCGCGCCCGGCGCTCGGAGTACGACCGCCCCGAGACGATCGAGGACACCGCCGACCTCGTCACCGCGGCGGGCGGACAGGGCATCGCCGTGCCCGTCGACCACCTGGAACACGCGGCCGTACGGGCCCTGGTGGAGCGGATCGCCGACGAGCAGGACCGCCTCGACGTCCTCGTCAACGACATCTGGGGCGGGGAGAAACTCTTCGAGTGGGACACCCCGGTCTGGGAGCACGACCTCGCGGGCGGGCTCCGGCTCCTCCGGCTGGGGGTCGAGACACATGCCGTGACCAGCCACTACGCGCTGCCCCTGCTGCTGCGTCGGCCCGGCGGGCTGGTCGTGGAGGTCACCGACGGCACCGCCGAGTACAACCGCGACACCTACCGCGTGAACCTCTTCTACGACCTCGCCAAGGCCTCCGTGCTGCGCATGGCCTTCGCCCTCGGCCACGAGCTGGGCCCGCGCGGCGCCACCGCCGTCGCGCTCACCCCGGGCTGGCTCCGTTCCGAGCTGATGCTCGACCTGTACGGGGTGCGCGAGGACAACTGGCGTGACGCCCTTGTGAAGGAACCGCACTTCGTCATCTCCGAGACCCCGCGCTTCGCCGGCCGCGCCGTCGCCGCCCTGGCCGCCGATCCCGGCGTGGCCCGCTTCAACGGGCAGTCGCTGTCCAGCGGCGGACTCGCGCGGGAGTACGGCTTCACCGACCTCGACGGCAGCCGTCCCGACGCCTGGCGCTACCTCGTCGAGGTGCACGAAGCGGGCCGGCCTGCGGACGCCACCGGATACCGGTGA
- a CDS encoding DUF4180 domain-containing protein: MTTHPNTLETLHGTRVLRCAPDGPLLDGERAALDLIGDAFGQEAELVVVPVERISDEFFRLRSGVAGDVVQKFVNYRLRLAVLGDISAHVAASDALRDFVYESNQGSQLWFVADAAELDERLRT, from the coding sequence ATGACCACGCACCCGAACACGCTGGAGACCCTGCACGGCACCCGCGTCCTGCGCTGCGCACCCGACGGCCCGCTCCTGGACGGCGAGCGCGCGGCACTGGACCTGATCGGCGACGCCTTCGGCCAGGAGGCGGAGCTGGTCGTGGTGCCCGTGGAGCGGATATCGGACGAGTTCTTCCGGCTGCGCTCCGGTGTCGCCGGCGACGTCGTGCAGAAGTTCGTGAACTACCGGCTGCGGCTCGCCGTCCTCGGCGACATCTCGGCCCACGTAGCGGCGAGCGACGCCCTGCGGGACTTCGTGTACGAGTCCAACCAGGGCAGCCAACTCTGGTTCGTCGCAGACGCGGCGGAGCTGGACGAGCGACTCCGCACCTGA
- a CDS encoding MBL fold metallo-hydrolase encodes MTARIERLVTSGQFTLDGGTWDVENNVWIVGDDHEAVVIDAAHDAEAIAHAVGDRRLTAIVCTHAHNDHIDAAPALADLTGAVIWLHPDDLPLWKQTHPHRDPDRPLLDGQVIEAAGADLTVLHTPGHAPGAVCLHDPGLGVVFTGDTLFQGGPGAAGRSYSHFPTIIDSIRDKLLTLPPQTKVLTGHGDSTTIGAEAPHLEEWIKRGH; translated from the coding sequence ATGACCGCCCGCATCGAACGCCTCGTCACCTCCGGCCAGTTCACCCTCGACGGCGGCACCTGGGACGTCGAGAACAACGTCTGGATCGTCGGCGACGACCACGAGGCCGTCGTCATCGACGCCGCCCACGACGCGGAAGCCATCGCCCATGCCGTGGGCGACCGCCGGCTCACCGCGATCGTGTGCACCCACGCCCACAACGACCACATCGACGCGGCCCCCGCCCTTGCCGACCTCACCGGCGCCGTCATCTGGCTGCACCCCGATGACCTGCCGTTGTGGAAGCAGACCCACCCGCACCGCGACCCCGACCGGCCTCTTCTCGACGGCCAGGTCATCGAGGCGGCCGGCGCCGACCTCACCGTGCTCCACACCCCGGGCCACGCCCCCGGCGCGGTCTGCCTCCACGACCCCGGACTCGGTGTCGTCTTCACCGGCGACACCCTCTTCCAGGGCGGCCCCGGCGCCGCCGGACGCTCCTACTCCCACTTCCCGACGATCATCGACTCCATCCGCGACAAGCTCCTCACCCTGCCCCCGCAGACCAAGGTCCTCACCGGGCACGGCGACTCCACGACCATCGGCGCCGAGGCACCCCACCTGGAGGAGTGGATCAAGCGCGGGCACTGA
- a CDS encoding S-(hydroxymethyl)mycothiol dehydrogenase — MAQEVRGVIAPGKDEPVRVETIVVPDPGPGEAVVRVQACGVCHTDLHYKQGGISDDFPFLLGHEAAGVVESVGEGVTDVAPGDFVILNWRAVCGQCRACLRGRPWYCFNTHNAKQKMTLTDGTELSPALGIGAFAEKTLVAAGQCTKVDPAVSPAVAGLLGCGVMAGIGAAINTGGVGRGDSVAVIGCGGVGDAAVVGANLAGAAKIIAVDIDDRKLDKARTLGATHTVNSREADPVEAIRELTGGFGADVVIEAVGRPETYRQAFYARDLAGTVVLVGVPTPEMKLELPLLDVFGRGGALKSSWYGDCLPSRDFPMLIDLHLQGRLPLDAFVTETIQLDEVEKAFERMHHGDVLRSVVVL; from the coding sequence ATGGCGCAGGAAGTCCGCGGCGTGATCGCACCGGGGAAGGACGAGCCCGTACGGGTCGAGACGATCGTGGTGCCGGACCCGGGACCAGGCGAGGCCGTGGTGCGCGTCCAGGCCTGCGGTGTCTGCCACACCGACCTGCACTACAAGCAGGGCGGCATCTCGGACGACTTCCCCTTCCTCCTCGGCCACGAGGCCGCCGGCGTCGTGGAGTCCGTCGGCGAGGGTGTCACCGACGTGGCACCCGGTGACTTCGTCATCCTCAACTGGCGTGCCGTGTGCGGCCAGTGCCGGGCCTGTCTGCGCGGGCGGCCCTGGTACTGCTTCAACACCCACAACGCCAAGCAGAAGATGACCCTCACCGACGGCACGGAGCTGTCCCCGGCGCTCGGCATCGGTGCGTTCGCCGAGAAGACGCTCGTCGCCGCCGGCCAGTGCACCAAGGTCGACCCGGCGGTCTCCCCGGCGGTCGCCGGCCTGCTGGGCTGCGGTGTCATGGCCGGCATCGGCGCGGCCATCAACACCGGAGGCGTCGGCCGGGGCGACTCCGTCGCCGTCATCGGCTGCGGCGGTGTCGGCGACGCGGCCGTGGTCGGGGCGAACCTCGCCGGCGCGGCGAAGATCATCGCCGTCGACATCGACGACCGCAAGCTGGACAAGGCCCGCACCCTGGGCGCCACCCACACCGTCAACTCCAGGGAGGCGGACCCGGTCGAGGCGATCCGCGAGCTGACCGGCGGCTTCGGCGCCGACGTCGTCATCGAGGCCGTAGGCCGCCCGGAGACGTACCGCCAGGCCTTCTACGCCCGCGACCTCGCCGGCACCGTCGTCCTCGTCGGCGTGCCCACCCCCGAGATGAAGCTCGAACTGCCCCTGCTGGACGTCTTCGGCCGCGGCGGCGCCCTGAAGTCCTCCTGGTACGGCGACTGTCTGCCCTCCCGTGACTTCCCCATGCTGATCGACCTGCACCTGCAAGGGCGGCTGCCGCTCGACGCGTTCGTCACCGAGACGATCCAACTGGACGAGGTGGAGAAGGCGTTCGAGCGGATGCACCACGGCGACGTACTGCGCTCGGTGGTGGTGCTGTGA
- a CDS encoding nuclear transport factor 2 family protein, whose amino-acid sequence MGTTAGSAFDTETLRRAIEGNTGNSLLALYTDDADIRIVDHNHQPSHPTVLHGRGQIAELLDDIYSRDMTHKLGHCVVQGDHVAFTETCQYGDGTRVLAESMLTLRDGKIADQLIIQAWDE is encoded by the coding sequence ATGGGCACCACGGCAGGTTCCGCCTTCGACACCGAGACACTGCGCCGGGCCATAGAAGGGAACACCGGCAACTCCCTGCTCGCGCTCTACACCGACGACGCGGACATCCGTATCGTCGACCACAACCACCAGCCAAGCCACCCCACGGTCCTGCACGGCCGGGGCCAGATCGCCGAGTTGCTGGACGACATCTACAGCCGCGACATGACACACAAGCTGGGCCACTGCGTCGTCCAGGGTGATCATGTCGCCTTCACCGAGACCTGCCAGTACGGCGACGGCACCCGTGTCCTCGCCGAGTCGATGCTCACGCTGCGCGACGGCAAGATCGCCGACCAGCTGATCATCCAGGCCTGGGACGAGTAG
- a CDS encoding bifunctional 5,10-methylenetetrahydrofolate dehydrogenase/5,10-methenyltetrahydrofolate cyclohydrolase, whose product MTQARLMDGTALARRIVEETAKKAAELTARTGVTPCLATVLVGEDPASVTYVRMKQNRCRTAGIASRHVALPAATTTAELVGTLRELSADPTVHGILLQHPVGDHVDERAAFEAIAPEKDVDGVTFASFATMSFGLPGFVSCTPGGIMRLLDEYGVDPAGKRAVVVGRSAILGKPVGMLLLARDATVTYCHSRTADLSAAVREADIVVAAVGRPRLIRGQDIKPGAVVIDAGYNPGNVGDVDFDSAVERAALITPVPGGVGPMTIATLLEQTVAAAEATAA is encoded by the coding sequence ATGACCCAGGCCCGTCTCATGGACGGCACCGCCCTCGCCCGCCGTATCGTCGAGGAGACCGCGAAGAAGGCCGCCGAGCTCACCGCGCGGACCGGTGTCACCCCTTGTCTCGCGACCGTGCTGGTCGGCGAGGACCCGGCATCGGTGACGTACGTCCGGATGAAGCAGAACCGCTGTCGCACGGCGGGGATCGCCTCCCGTCACGTGGCGCTGCCCGCCGCCACGACCACCGCCGAACTCGTGGGCACGCTGAGGGAGTTGTCCGCCGATCCGACGGTGCACGGCATCCTGCTGCAGCACCCGGTCGGCGACCACGTCGACGAGCGGGCCGCGTTCGAGGCGATCGCGCCGGAGAAGGACGTCGACGGGGTCACCTTCGCGTCCTTCGCCACGATGAGCTTCGGTCTGCCGGGCTTCGTGTCCTGCACGCCCGGCGGGATCATGCGGCTGCTGGACGAGTACGGCGTCGACCCCGCCGGGAAGCGGGCCGTGGTCGTGGGCCGCAGCGCGATCCTCGGCAAGCCGGTCGGCATGCTGCTGCTGGCCCGGGACGCCACCGTGACCTACTGCCACTCGCGCACCGCGGACCTGTCGGCGGCGGTCCGGGAGGCCGACATCGTCGTCGCCGCCGTCGGCCGGCCCCGGCTGATCCGCGGGCAGGACATCAAGCCCGGTGCCGTCGTGATCGACGCGGGCTACAACCCGGGCAACGTCGGCGACGTCGACTTCGACTCGGCCGTGGAGCGGGCCGCGCTGATCACTCCGGTGCCGGGTGGCGTCGGTCCGATGACCATCGCCACCCTTCTGGAGCAGACGGTCGCGGCCGCCGAGGCGACGGCCGCGTAG
- a CDS encoding ricin-type beta-trefoil lectin domain protein, producing the protein MYPPPRPTAEGFVRRCRTTAVRALVLALTAAAALLFAQPGTAQAATVRQIPVPTAPMGWASWNSFAAKIDYNVIKQQVDAFVAAGLPAAGYKYINIDEGWWQGTRDSAGNITVDTGEWPGGMSAIAGYIHSKGLKAGIYTDAGKNGCGYYYPTGRPAAPNTGSEGHYDQDMLQFSKWGFDFVKVDWCGGDAEGLNAATTYQAISFAVTDATAATGRPLTLSVCNWGKQNPWNWAPGLATMWRTSTDIIYYGNAPSQANMLSNFDQAQHPAAQHTGYYNDPDMLMTGMPGFTAAQNRTHMALWAISGAPLLAGNDLTTMTSETAGILTNPDVVAVDQDPRGLQGVKVAEDTTGLQVYGKVLAGTGNRAVVLLNRTSTTQNITVRWSDLGLTGATASVRDLWARANLGSYATSYTTSVPAGGSVMLKVSGTEAASSGYTATSTGTFTGVSAASTGLDVVDIAYTNTGSTPVTGTLRVDGQTATAVSFPPTGAAQGTVSVQVNLTKGAANSLAVSGGPALGALTVRPLPGTNGTLLVGKQSGRCADIYDNTITNGTQAELWDCNGGANQAWTYTSRKELVVYGDKCLDAYNLGTTDGTKVVLWDCNGQDNQKWTLSADGTLTNVHAGLCLDAYNAATGNGTSLVLWTCNGQDNQKWSRT; encoded by the coding sequence ATGTACCCCCCACCCCGTCCGACCGCCGAAGGCTTCGTACGCCGCTGCAGAACCACCGCCGTACGCGCGTTGGTCCTGGCCCTGACCGCGGCCGCCGCTCTGCTCTTCGCCCAGCCGGGCACCGCCCAGGCGGCGACGGTCCGTCAGATCCCCGTGCCCACTGCGCCGATGGGCTGGGCCTCCTGGAACAGCTTCGCCGCGAAGATCGACTACAACGTCATCAAGCAGCAGGTCGACGCGTTCGTCGCGGCAGGCCTTCCCGCCGCCGGCTACAAGTACATCAACATCGACGAGGGCTGGTGGCAGGGCACCCGCGACAGCGCCGGCAACATCACCGTCGACACCGGTGAGTGGCCCGGCGGCATGAGCGCCATCGCCGGCTACATCCACAGCAAGGGCCTGAAGGCCGGCATCTACACCGACGCCGGCAAGAACGGCTGCGGCTACTACTACCCGACCGGCCGCCCCGCCGCCCCGAACACCGGCAGCGAGGGCCACTACGACCAGGACATGCTCCAGTTCTCGAAGTGGGGCTTCGACTTCGTCAAGGTCGACTGGTGCGGCGGCGACGCCGAGGGACTGAACGCGGCGACGACGTACCAGGCGATCAGCTTCGCCGTCACCGACGCCACCGCGGCCACCGGCCGCCCGCTCACCCTCTCCGTGTGCAACTGGGGCAAGCAGAACCCCTGGAACTGGGCGCCCGGCCTCGCCACCATGTGGCGCACCAGCACGGACATCATCTACTACGGCAACGCACCCTCCCAGGCGAACATGCTGTCCAACTTCGACCAGGCCCAGCACCCGGCCGCCCAGCACACCGGCTACTACAACGACCCCGACATGCTGATGACCGGCATGCCGGGCTTCACCGCCGCGCAGAACCGCACCCACATGGCCCTGTGGGCGATCTCCGGCGCCCCGCTGCTGGCCGGCAACGACCTGACGACGATGACGAGCGAGACCGCCGGGATCCTCACGAACCCGGACGTCGTCGCCGTCGACCAGGACCCGCGCGGCCTCCAGGGCGTCAAGGTCGCCGAGGACACCACCGGACTCCAGGTCTACGGCAAGGTCCTGGCCGGCACCGGCAACCGGGCCGTGGTGCTGCTGAACCGCACCTCCACCACGCAGAACATCACCGTCCGCTGGTCCGACCTCGGCCTGACCGGCGCCACGGCGAGCGTGCGGGACCTGTGGGCGCGGGCGAACCTCGGTTCGTACGCCACGAGTTACACCACCAGCGTCCCGGCGGGCGGCTCGGTCATGCTCAAAGTGAGCGGCACCGAGGCGGCGAGCAGCGGCTACACGGCCACCTCCACCGGCACGTTCACCGGGGTGAGCGCCGCGAGCACCGGACTCGACGTCGTCGACATCGCCTACACCAACACCGGCTCCACGCCCGTCACCGGCACGCTCCGGGTCGACGGGCAGACCGCCACCGCGGTCTCCTTCCCGCCGACCGGTGCCGCCCAGGGCACGGTCTCGGTCCAGGTGAACCTCACCAAGGGAGCCGCCAACTCCCTTGCGGTGAGCGGCGGTCCGGCCCTGGGCGCCCTCACCGTCCGCCCCCTTCCGGGCACGAACGGCACGCTGCTGGTGGGCAAGCAGTCCGGGCGCTGCGCGGACATCTACGACAACACGATCACCAACGGCACGCAGGCCGAGCTGTGGGACTGCAACGGCGGCGCCAACCAGGCCTGGACGTACACCTCCCGCAAGGAACTGGTGGTCTACGGCGACAAGTGCCTCGACGCCTACAACCTCGGCACCACCGACGGCACCAAGGTCGTGCTCTGGGACTGCAACGGCCAGGACAACCAGAAGTGGACACTGAGCGCCGACGGCACGCTCACCAACGTCCACGCCGGACTCTGCCTGGACGCCTACAACGCGGCCACGGGCAACGGCACGTCACTGGTCCTGTGGACCTGCAACGGGCAGGACAACCAGAAGTGGTCCCGGACCTGA